The following are encoded together in the Chloroherpetonaceae bacterium genome:
- a CDS encoding MG2 domain-containing protein, whose product MLKLMRYFALGLWLIGFAASACKKGDDFAPFEAGQLGALTTEEKPTLATNETLSILSATPMGELESYSDALTIAVTFNQPMVEVSDETQSESLQGLLKIEPTVKGTYRWLGSRTLIFTPSDSLPLATTFKVIVPKGTKALSGKALNEDYTFEFMTLRPRIVQIAPIEQVGLQDEIIVKFNQPVTAEIGGKLALQNSSGAEVKFTVRPVSFDELQKKQEMFRKSQQHSEAYLLSTSKPSELLFLKPAALQVGETYKLLFKKSSVETQTFSFETFRKFEFVGEREQRIAPSDDIVLQFSNPVFRSELMQRLSFSSKVDSAYLRLDPAEEDYASTLHYLQLGFKPATTERITISKNLTDRFGNTLPNDVVVTVKVGDYPERVVMPTGYLTIEHDMPFLEVRAMNTARATLKLAALTPEEVMTVYPYGFYETQEEKLPFGLRTVSIVFKNRKNQLSVEPVDLRTVLEGKSSGFVFAQLESAPYDETTQSYQAIYQRALIQVTPFAVSAKHSKDGSLVMVTRLKDASPVAGASVRAFTRNRSLLWSGMTNADGVAIVPELREAPTYFFVEHNGEVGYSESSFSEGIEPYRFELYERQYEYEEDAVASSETLHGVIFTERGLYRAGETVYFKGTLREYRNSKWQLPRRRSYYLLVKNSRDETLLRRKITLNDFGSFADSIKIATAAPLGYYNIWLKEDEGDDFYPSVANASFRVEAYRPATFSVKVLPDQQSVLNGSELRATIEARYLFGAPMTGDKVSWSIQRSPLDFITFEGYDGYTFGKVRQYGEPTEDETNYLLASGSGVIDNLGQYKFSQKIDLKLTQPAVLTLEGTVTSPARQAISERVSLRFHPAEFYIGLKPKSLFARENEPLGLDVVTLSPEGKPRSEKVTVELVHRQWVSVRRLGVGGRLEWSSEPVDSLVFKQDLTTKENEPLALSLPIRAAGFYRIRATGKDAKGNLALSETYLFATGSSYAAWERRDDDRIEIRLDKKTYKPGEIATLFIQSPYETATALLTIEREGVLSYRQFELKSTAPSVQIPIKPEYLPNAFVSVMLLRGRTALPGKFKEGDLGKPSFKIGYAKMSVDASSKRLSIELKPNKKEYRVGETVEIELLTKDAQGQGVRAEVALAAVDVGVLSLIGYKFPNMFERFYAARPLSVQTSINVVHLIDQRNYGEKGETRGGDKGGDGTGGFLFRKDFRATPYWNPTILTDASGQAKVSFKLPDNLTTFRLMAAAQTIDQFGNAQTEILTTQPLALTAALPRFVRIGDKFEAGVVITNNTDQKTAVTLSAAVQGLKFVGDGKEKLTLEPRSSKEVRFRYEAEVEGTATFGFTAESDAGYRDALKISIPVQTPYTKETLALIGSTEGAQTEIVKIPKAVYPNVGEVSVQAASTALVGLREAVQYVFDYPYGCLEQRASSILPYIVANDLIETLGLKTKADTAQGGFRAVVEKTLADFEKYRVPSGGFDYWPQPWRASDYVSVYATYTMTLAKLKGFAVSSNLHQHSIEYLRRILRKSNDAYFGYYATSSLKAFALYTLALNGEFDNSAAEKLYSERATLPLEAKAYLLRAMVLQGAPKLASLSGTGTTTNRFQARIAELSREMINLAKIQNATVHFEDGSKNDWIWTFNSPVKITAVVLQALLEAEQGKDLAEKVVAWLLQSQRKGRWETTQENIFVLQALNTYFRKYEGDVPDFRAKVTLAAQTLLEESFKGRSLKAKVATESLDKFAKGDALSLTVSKEGQGKLYYGVRLSYYPTYALKPKDNGIAIFKKIEPLSREKRNKGEVGAGDIVKITLQIAVPEELHYVAVNDPLAAGLEAINPTLNTSPRLPQESSYTEEESEAAPDAPLYSFDFIELRDDRVTLFAERLRAGIHTYTYYARATTYGSFVMPPSYGEEMYAPEVYGRTGTSRLKVVAK is encoded by the coding sequence ATGCTTAAGCTAATGCGATATTTTGCGTTGGGGCTATGGCTGATAGGCTTTGCTGCCTCAGCCTGCAAAAAAGGAGATGATTTTGCACCGTTTGAAGCAGGGCAACTGGGCGCACTGACAACTGAAGAAAAACCAACTTTGGCCACTAATGAAACCCTGTCAATTCTTTCCGCTACGCCTATGGGCGAGCTGGAATCGTATTCCGATGCGCTGACGATTGCAGTAACTTTCAACCAACCAATGGTGGAAGTGAGTGATGAGACGCAAAGCGAATCGCTGCAAGGACTGCTGAAAATTGAGCCAACCGTGAAGGGCACTTATCGATGGCTTGGCTCTCGCACACTAATTTTTACGCCAAGTGATTCGCTGCCGCTTGCAACCACTTTCAAAGTAATAGTGCCAAAAGGCACAAAGGCACTTTCAGGCAAAGCACTGAACGAAGATTACACATTTGAATTTATGACCCTACGCCCTCGCATCGTGCAGATTGCGCCGATTGAACAGGTTGGTCTGCAGGATGAAATCATCGTGAAGTTTAATCAACCCGTTACAGCAGAAATTGGCGGGAAGCTGGCGCTGCAAAACTCCAGTGGCGCAGAGGTCAAATTTACCGTGCGACCTGTCTCGTTCGATGAGCTACAAAAAAAGCAAGAGATGTTTCGCAAAAGCCAGCAGCATAGCGAGGCATACTTGCTTTCGACAAGCAAGCCCAGTGAACTGCTGTTTCTGAAGCCTGCAGCCTTACAAGTAGGTGAGACCTACAAGCTACTGTTCAAAAAAAGCAGTGTAGAGACACAAACATTTTCTTTTGAGACCTTCCGCAAGTTTGAGTTTGTAGGCGAGCGCGAGCAGCGCATAGCGCCAAGTGATGATATTGTCCTCCAATTTTCCAACCCTGTCTTTCGCTCTGAGTTGATGCAGCGCCTTTCGTTTAGCTCGAAGGTCGATTCCGCATACTTGCGTCTTGACCCAGCAGAAGAAGACTATGCATCGACATTGCACTATCTCCAGCTAGGCTTCAAGCCTGCAACAACTGAGAGAATCACGATTTCAAAAAATCTGACGGATAGATTTGGCAATACGCTTCCAAACGATGTAGTCGTAACAGTGAAGGTTGGCGATTACCCTGAGAGAGTAGTAATGCCAACTGGTTACCTGACGATTGAGCACGATATGCCTTTTCTTGAAGTGCGCGCAATGAACACAGCACGCGCAACGCTCAAACTGGCGGCTCTGACGCCCGAAGAGGTGATGACGGTCTATCCGTACGGGTTTTACGAGACTCAAGAAGAGAAGCTGCCTTTCGGGCTACGCACAGTGTCAATCGTGTTCAAGAATCGGAAAAATCAGCTCAGCGTAGAGCCAGTTGATTTGCGGACGGTTTTGGAAGGCAAGTCTTCTGGCTTTGTGTTTGCACAGCTGGAGAGCGCTCCTTATGATGAGACGACCCAAAGCTATCAAGCCATCTACCAGCGTGCGTTGATTCAAGTAACGCCTTTTGCAGTGTCCGCAAAACATTCCAAAGATGGTTCGCTGGTGATGGTAACGCGTCTTAAAGATGCAAGCCCAGTGGCGGGTGCAAGTGTGCGGGCTTTTACCCGAAACCGCTCGTTACTATGGAGTGGCATGACTAATGCAGACGGAGTAGCAATTGTGCCTGAGCTGCGCGAAGCCCCCACCTACTTTTTTGTCGAGCATAACGGAGAAGTAGGATACTCAGAGTCCAGTTTCTCCGAAGGAATTGAGCCATATCGGTTTGAACTCTATGAGCGGCAGTATGAGTATGAAGAAGATGCAGTTGCTTCGTCGGAGACTTTGCATGGTGTGATTTTCACAGAGCGCGGACTGTATCGCGCTGGTGAAACTGTCTATTTCAAAGGCACACTGCGCGAGTATAGAAATAGCAAATGGCAACTGCCACGGCGGCGAAGTTACTACCTACTGGTCAAAAACAGTCGTGATGAAACCTTGCTGAGGCGCAAAATCACGCTAAATGACTTCGGCTCCTTTGCAGATTCTATCAAGATTGCCACTGCTGCGCCACTGGGCTACTACAACATTTGGCTCAAAGAAGATGAAGGAGACGACTTTTATCCATCGGTGGCGAACGCTAGTTTCCGCGTAGAAGCCTATCGCCCTGCTACCTTCAGCGTAAAGGTGCTGCCGGATCAACAGTCTGTGCTCAACGGTTCTGAACTTCGTGCAACAATTGAAGCGCGCTACCTCTTTGGCGCGCCAATGACGGGCGACAAAGTCTCTTGGTCCATTCAGCGCAGCCCGTTGGATTTCATCACATTTGAGGGCTATGACGGATATACATTCGGCAAAGTTCGCCAATATGGTGAGCCAACTGAAGATGAAACCAATTACTTGCTCGCATCGGGTTCTGGCGTCATTGATAACTTAGGACAGTATAAATTTTCGCAGAAGATTGACCTGAAATTGACGCAACCTGCTGTGCTGACACTGGAAGGCACCGTTACATCCCCTGCACGCCAAGCCATTTCTGAACGTGTCAGTCTGCGATTTCATCCTGCGGAGTTTTATATCGGTCTTAAGCCAAAGTCGCTTTTTGCCAGAGAAAATGAGCCGCTGGGATTGGATGTAGTAACGCTCTCACCAGAGGGCAAGCCGCGTAGCGAGAAAGTAACGGTCGAACTTGTGCATCGCCAGTGGGTGTCAGTCCGCCGCTTAGGAGTTGGCGGTCGCTTAGAGTGGTCATCAGAGCCTGTGGACTCCCTTGTGTTCAAGCAAGACCTAACCACCAAAGAAAATGAGCCGCTGGCGCTATCGCTACCTATTAGAGCTGCAGGGTTTTACCGCATTCGTGCAACAGGCAAAGATGCCAAAGGCAATCTTGCTCTGAGCGAGACGTATCTTTTTGCAACGGGCAGCAGCTATGCCGCATGGGAACGGCGTGACGATGACCGCATTGAGATTAGGTTAGACAAAAAAACTTACAAGCCGGGCGAAATTGCGACGCTCTTTATTCAATCGCCTTATGAGACCGCAACAGCTTTGCTGACGATTGAGCGTGAAGGGGTTTTGAGCTACCGACAATTTGAACTCAAAAGCACCGCTCCTTCCGTGCAAATTCCAATTAAGCCTGAATACCTTCCGAATGCATTTGTCTCCGTTATGCTGCTTAGAGGCAGAACAGCGCTGCCGGGCAAGTTTAAGGAAGGTGATTTAGGCAAGCCATCGTTCAAAATCGGTTATGCAAAGATGTCAGTCGATGCGTCTTCAAAGCGACTGAGCATAGAGCTAAAGCCAAACAAGAAAGAGTATCGTGTCGGTGAAACCGTCGAGATTGAGCTTCTAACCAAAGATGCACAGGGGCAGGGCGTGCGCGCAGAAGTGGCACTGGCAGCCGTTGATGTGGGCGTGCTAAGCCTGATCGGCTACAAGTTCCCGAATATGTTTGAACGGTTCTATGCTGCGCGCCCATTGAGTGTGCAAACTTCTATCAATGTCGTGCACCTTATTGACCAGCGCAACTACGGTGAAAAGGGCGAGACACGTGGCGGCGACAAGGGAGGCGATGGCACAGGGGGCTTTTTGTTCCGAAAAGATTTTCGCGCAACGCCTTACTGGAATCCCACAATTCTCACTGACGCAAGCGGCCAAGCCAAAGTGAGTTTCAAGCTGCCTGATAACCTTACTACCTTCCGCCTGATGGCTGCAGCGCAAACAATTGACCAGTTTGGCAACGCGCAAACTGAAATTCTTACGACGCAACCGCTGGCACTGACTGCTGCACTGCCACGCTTCGTGCGCATTGGCGATAAGTTTGAAGCCGGTGTGGTCATCACCAACAACACTGACCAGAAAACCGCCGTGACCCTATCTGCCGCAGTGCAAGGTCTAAAATTTGTGGGCGATGGAAAAGAGAAACTCACGCTCGAGCCACGCTCCTCGAAGGAAGTTCGCTTCCGCTATGAAGCTGAAGTGGAAGGCACTGCAACCTTTGGTTTCACAGCAGAAAGTGACGCGGGCTATCGTGATGCACTCAAAATCTCAATCCCTGTGCAGACGCCTTATACCAAAGAAACGCTGGCGTTGATAGGTTCAACGGAAGGTGCGCAAACTGAAATTGTCAAAATTCCAAAAGCGGTGTATCCAAATGTGGGCGAAGTATCCGTGCAGGCAGCGTCTACTGCGCTGGTTGGCTTGCGCGAAGCCGTGCAGTATGTCTTTGACTATCCTTACGGCTGCTTGGAACAACGCGCATCGAGTATCTTGCCTTACATCGTGGCTAACGACCTCATTGAGACCTTGGGGCTTAAAACTAAAGCTGACACGGCACAAGGTGGGTTTAGAGCAGTGGTAGAGAAAACCTTAGCAGACTTTGAAAAATACCGTGTGCCGTCAGGTGGGTTTGACTATTGGCCTCAGCCGTGGCGAGCCAGCGACTATGTCTCGGTCTATGCAACCTACACGATGACACTCGCCAAACTCAAAGGATTTGCAGTCTCGAGCAATCTGCATCAACACAGCATTGAATACCTGCGGCGCATCTTGCGCAAGAGTAACGATGCATATTTCGGATACTACGCAACCAGTAGCCTCAAGGCGTTTGCACTCTATACGCTGGCACTAAACGGTGAATTCGATAACTCTGCTGCTGAAAAACTCTATTCGGAACGGGCAACTTTACCCTTAGAAGCCAAAGCATACCTCCTTCGTGCAATGGTGCTACAAGGGGCACCTAAACTGGCAAGCCTGAGTGGCACCGGTACAACTACAAATCGATTCCAAGCACGCATCGCTGAACTCTCACGTGAGATGATAAACCTTGCTAAAATTCAAAACGCAACAGTGCATTTTGAAGATGGTTCAAAAAACGATTGGATATGGACATTTAATTCACCTGTAAAAATCACTGCAGTGGTGCTGCAGGCGCTCTTGGAAGCAGAGCAGGGCAAAGATTTGGCTGAAAAAGTCGTAGCGTGGCTTTTGCAATCGCAGCGCAAGGGACGTTGGGAAACGACGCAAGAAAATATCTTTGTCTTGCAAGCTCTAAACACCTACTTTCGCAAATATGAGGGCGATGTGCCTGACTTTCGGGCAAAAGTAACACTGGCTGCGCAAACACTGCTCGAGGAGAGCTTCAAAGGTCGCTCTCTCAAAGCAAAAGTAGCGACAGAAAGTCTCGATAAATTTGCCAAAGGCGATGCCCTGTCGCTCACTGTCAGCAAAGAAGGACAAGGCAAGCTATACTACGGGGTGCGACTGTCATATTACCCAACCTACGCACTAAAGCCGAAGGACAATGGCATTGCCATTTTCAAGAAAATCGAGCCACTTTCTCGTGAAAAACGAAACAAAGGCGAAGTGGGGGCAGGTGACATTGTAAAGATTACTTTGCAAATCGCTGTGCCAGAAGAATTGCATTATGTTGCAGTAAATGACCCATTGGCGGCAGGTCTGGAAGCTATTAACCCTACGCTAAACACATCGCCACGTCTTCCACAAGAAAGCAGTTATACAGAGGAGGAAAGTGAGGCAGCGCCCGATGCGCCATTGTACAGCTTCGATTTCATTGAGCTACGCGATGACCGTGTAACGCTGTTTGCCGAGCGCTTGCGTGCTGGAATACACACCTACACCTACTATGCTCGCGCAACAACTTATGGCAGCTTTGTTATGCCACCCAGTTATGGCGAAGAGATGTATGCGCCTGAAGTTTACGGCAGAACCGGCACTTCAAGGCTCAAAGTGGTAGCAAAGTAG
- a CDS encoding alpha/beta fold hydrolase codes for MGLLSSIERYFIYAPQKSLVTTPAEHGLEFESIYFVASDGVKLHGWWVPVPHARATVLLCHGNSGNVSYQLDQIKAFHQLSLHVFTFDYRGFGQSDGQPSEDGLYRDGKAAWSYLVEQKHILPEHIIIFGHSLGGGVAAWLSKEVKAGAVILQATFTTMKQIAKCFYPYFPLRKIMRSRYDNLAHIAQANCPVLVIHSPDDEVVPFEHGKRVFEAAKSPKEFLQVRYGHDDAIHSPNYLSGIKAFLDKYLPVSFPKSTPV; via the coding sequence ATGGGACTGCTCTCAAGCATTGAGAGATACTTTATTTACGCGCCGCAAAAATCGCTTGTCACCACTCCAGCCGAACATGGGCTTGAGTTTGAAAGCATCTACTTCGTCGCAAGCGATGGCGTTAAGCTGCACGGGTGGTGGGTGCCTGTGCCCCACGCCCGTGCGACCGTTTTGCTCTGTCACGGCAATTCAGGCAATGTATCCTACCAACTGGACCAAATCAAGGCATTTCATCAGCTTAGCTTGCATGTCTTTACATTTGACTATCGCGGCTTTGGTCAAAGCGACGGCCAACCCTCCGAAGATGGACTCTACCGTGACGGAAAAGCAGCTTGGAGCTACTTGGTAGAACAAAAGCATATCTTACCTGAACACATTATTATTTTCGGACATTCATTAGGTGGTGGCGTAGCTGCTTGGCTGAGCAAAGAGGTCAAAGCTGGGGCAGTGATTTTGCAGGCGACCTTTACCACGATGAAACAAATCGCTAAGTGCTTCTACCCCTACTTTCCACTTCGCAAAATTATGCGCTCACGCTACGACAACTTGGCTCACATTGCACAAGCCAACTGCCCTGTTCTTGTCATCCACAGTCCCGATGATGAAGTCGTGCCCTTTGAGCACGGTAAGCGCGTATTTGAAGCTGCAAAGTCGCCAAAAGAATTTCTGCAGGTTCGCTATGGACATGATGATGCCATTCATAGCCCTAATTACCTCTCTGGTATCAAAGCCTTTTTAGATAAGTATCTTCCTGTCTCTTTTCCCAAGAGCACCCCTGTCTGA
- a CDS encoding ATP-dependent Clp protease adaptor ClpS — MQELVAVKPDFVQFIHQAIRPIQASLLTQEREDDTDTITDEPYKVVLFNDDYHTFEEVINQLMKAIRCGREKAEAYTWEVHTKGKAIVFDGGMEECLRVSAILEEIHLKTEIQTC; from the coding sequence ATGCAGGAACTTGTTGCCGTAAAACCAGACTTCGTGCAGTTCATTCATCAGGCCATCAGGCCTATTCAAGCCTCTCTTCTAACGCAAGAGCGCGAAGATGATACAGATACCATCACTGATGAACCTTACAAGGTCGTGCTCTTCAATGACGACTATCACACCTTCGAAGAAGTTATCAACCAGCTTATGAAAGCGATTCGGTGTGGGCGTGAGAAAGCAGAGGCCTATACGTGGGAAGTACATACCAAAGGCAAAGCAATTGTATTTGATGGTGGAATGGAAGAATGCCTGCGCGTGAGCGCCATCTTAGAAGAAATTCATCTCAAAACAGAAATACAGACCTGTTAG
- a CDS encoding tetratricopeptide repeat protein, which translates to MYVVSAALLILGLVTAANTAAAQPYYPEQLAGFLYGATDSARVQVLNAMAIKSCQKGNYRFADSLAQAALELSEQLAYKVGIAQSLDNLGFITFVRGRYRSSINYYSRALALKHELGDQRGIAHTLASMAAVYRAEGKFADALDYHLQALRLFEQTNDQRGIAIVYDNLAQMYQSQGEYDYALTYYKKSAEMKERLGDRWALAVTQDHIGNLYLSQGKYTEAIDYHIQALKVRAELGDKAGVAASFSHIADIYEQQGKYYDALDYHFTVLKLKNDMGDAQGLPATLLNIGRIYRLQGKIQDALSYTLKSLDAAKAINAKPDLKNAYHQLYTIQFQLGNTRDALDAYTLYTAYKDSIFTMQAAKRFAELKEYYEAEQRQKEIEILQRDRALQQAALKEKEQSISLLEKSQEIKSLQIKQRDVKIKLIEEKRLAEIARLERDKMEQAFKLREQEAERLRQQQEIELLAKTNQVKELEAEQQRLLFLSSIAFALVVILGGGVAYRQTRRAAKALEEKNRLIEAQNLELARQKALVERQRDELIEANKLKNEFLAIAAHDLKNPLQTIMGFASLLAEEETSKENKEMADIIVASSQRMYKLIVDLLDVAAYDMGRVGLRKSFVNISDILRATVETNLPNAHAKSQTLHLSSASNILAEVDSQKIQQVFDNLISNAIKYSPHGKHIWVSMEEHQDVATLQKVVRIAVKDEGQGLSEADMQKLFGKFQRLSAKPTGGESSTGLGLAIVKQIVELHGGKVWAESEGKDKGATFFVELPVSESGQERYLPPRH; encoded by the coding sequence ATGTATGTCGTCTCTGCTGCTTTACTCATACTTGGTTTAGTTACCGCTGCCAATACAGCGGCGGCACAGCCTTACTATCCTGAGCAATTAGCTGGTTTTCTTTATGGCGCAACGGACAGCGCACGAGTGCAAGTCTTAAACGCGATGGCTATTAAGTCGTGCCAGAAGGGGAACTACCGCTTTGCAGATAGCTTGGCACAGGCAGCACTGGAACTTTCTGAGCAATTAGCCTACAAGGTAGGTATTGCACAATCGCTTGATAATCTCGGCTTTATCACCTTCGTGCGAGGGCGTTATCGTAGCTCAATTAACTATTACAGCCGTGCTCTTGCCTTGAAGCACGAGTTAGGTGATCAGCGCGGCATTGCTCATACTTTGGCAAGCATGGCTGCCGTCTATCGCGCTGAAGGGAAATTTGCAGATGCCTTAGACTATCATCTTCAAGCTCTGCGACTCTTTGAGCAAACCAATGATCAACGCGGCATTGCAATCGTCTATGACAATCTCGCACAGATGTATCAATCTCAGGGTGAGTATGATTATGCACTCACTTACTACAAAAAATCCGCCGAAATGAAAGAGCGGCTGGGCGACCGCTGGGCACTTGCCGTTACACAAGACCACATTGGCAATCTTTATCTCTCACAAGGCAAATACACAGAAGCAATTGACTACCACATTCAAGCCCTGAAAGTGCGTGCAGAATTAGGCGATAAAGCAGGCGTGGCTGCATCGTTTAGCCACATTGCCGATATCTACGAGCAGCAAGGCAAGTATTACGACGCACTAGATTACCACTTTACTGTGCTCAAACTCAAAAATGATATGGGTGATGCGCAGGGTTTGCCCGCCACGCTGCTTAATATCGGACGCATCTACCGCTTGCAAGGGAAAATTCAAGATGCGCTGAGCTACACACTCAAAAGCCTTGATGCCGCAAAAGCTATCAACGCCAAGCCAGACCTGAAGAATGCTTATCATCAGCTTTACACCATTCAGTTTCAACTTGGCAACACGCGCGATGCCTTAGATGCCTACACGCTTTACACTGCCTACAAAGACTCTATCTTCACAATGCAGGCCGCCAAGCGTTTTGCGGAACTCAAAGAGTATTACGAAGCGGAGCAGCGCCAGAAGGAAATTGAAATTTTGCAGCGCGATCGAGCCCTCCAACAGGCTGCCCTGAAAGAAAAAGAGCAGTCTATTTCACTCTTAGAAAAATCTCAGGAAATCAAGTCGCTTCAAATCAAGCAGCGTGATGTCAAGATTAAGCTCATTGAAGAAAAACGACTCGCTGAGATTGCACGCTTAGAGCGAGATAAAATGGAACAAGCCTTTAAGCTACGAGAACAAGAAGCGGAGCGCTTGCGCCAGCAGCAAGAAATTGAGCTACTGGCAAAGACCAATCAGGTCAAAGAATTGGAAGCCGAGCAGCAGCGCTTGCTTTTCCTAAGCAGCATTGCGTTTGCATTGGTTGTCATTCTTGGTGGGGGCGTCGCATACCGACAAACACGGCGTGCAGCCAAAGCGCTGGAAGAAAAAAACCGTCTCATTGAAGCGCAAAATCTCGAGCTTGCTCGACAGAAAGCGCTCGTTGAGCGTCAGCGCGATGAACTCATTGAAGCCAACAAACTGAAAAACGAATTTTTGGCGATTGCTGCGCACGACCTCAAGAATCCGTTGCAGACAATTATGGGCTTTGCATCGCTTTTAGCTGAAGAAGAAACCAGCAAAGAAAACAAAGAAATGGCGGATATTATCGTTGCTTCCTCACAACGAATGTATAAGCTCATCGTTGACTTGCTTGATGTCGCTGCCTACGATATGGGACGCGTTGGACTTAGGAAATCTTTTGTCAACATCTCTGACATACTGCGTGCAACTGTTGAGACCAACTTGCCAAATGCACACGCAAAATCGCAAACCCTACACCTTAGCAGTGCATCTAACATTTTAGCGGAGGTGGATAGTCAGAAAATTCAGCAGGTGTTCGATAACCTCATCTCGAATGCTATCAAGTATTCGCCACACGGCAAGCACATTTGGGTTAGCATGGAGGAACACCAAGATGTTGCAACCTTGCAAAAAGTGGTGCGCATTGCTGTCAAAGATGAAGGGCAAGGTCTCAGTGAGGCAGATATGCAAAAACTCTTCGGCAAGTTCCAGCGTCTTTCAGCAAAGCCTACGGGCGGAGAAAGCTCCACAGGCTTAGGACTGGCGATTGTAAAGCAAATTGTCGAGCTACACGGTGGAAAAGTGTGGGCTGAATCCGAAGGCAAAGACAAAGGGGCTACATTCTTTGTAGAGCTTCCTGTTTCCGAGAGTGGTCAAGAGCGGTACTTGCCGCCGCGCCACTAA